One genomic segment of Styela clava chromosome 3, kaStyClav1.hap1.2, whole genome shotgun sequence includes these proteins:
- the LOC120342940 gene encoding uncharacterized protein LOC120342940 isoform X1 has translation MDLKRLQEELKSDIIHHQALMQMLKKNPADQAIRLKLKAVQKHIAELGSQQKKIASASRSSPSTSETEASSSHTSPLKTENASNIKSKQSYTLITIKNGSQPVYTSNNQTISGPSYIGNSNRPVNLSKLPGKSLNAVDKPFVPQSAVLVVTTPSQISVNKPAIKATVPAPIPISLSSLVSSGGVVTLPGSWKSSGTQAATVKNTKVMADAIGRLVPTKQVQIKVPVVQSPGSNPVIIMPQKTPMNNQPKSLFRLLPKGCHPIPVNPQGTVITRGPQLMVPTNQGNIAAKVPVTQKAGFPTIIMPSDSMINKTGAPLQQVLVQRVGHRSTVPTPTSVTWQDLSSRTPAIHKPSYVPRKSYPNINNGVGSFQKFRILDGKAQILSKTHQESTQGHPSAQVGHQDKPRNSALKAVLTSKPVATTSGMVTLARLVPPVPGNSFFPIKTQDTVTGTQGSVMEKRSIKLATNDSPFIPVPVTKISSISNIRQSSLDESTDSIKRSDTPVDEEAKEKLQYLRNIDLIPKSQANQVRRRRFRKRRVAANPIYSGGMYISNDHEPKRHCPDVMASALECITAPDVIVKRPRGRPRGSKNTSTLAAQKASTSTRNIRSNSSTSPLMPTHVEEIKQLRGILDVVASASEAVTSAGISSADMEVQDLSRHSSRPLPNSSPFVGPQSTSGVRSKSTELERPESRGDEHEDQCAICGKTGEVLMCDTCSRVYHLSCATPPLSTVPQGMWICSKCKNNFKYNKSKTAWSGIVTAVHSYWEHDEQRDSDIAKHQDKLDGVKKVVAALQMQTKSLTNAVMGKVNLRSKAMREKHSLEKEIVDFSTIFQNVWKLQAQGHTG, from the exons ATGGATCTTAAAAGGCTCCAAGAAGAACTGAAGAGCGATATTATACACCATCAG GCTCTGATGCAAATGCTGAAGAAGAATCCAGCg GATCAAGCTATAAGATTGAAGCTTAAAGCAGTGCAGAAGCATATTGCTGAACTTGGTTCCCAGCAGAAAAAAATTGCCTCAGCTTCAAGATCATCACCATCTACTAGTG aaaCGGAAGCTTCTTCTTCACACACGTCTCCACTCAAAACAGAGAATGCATCAAATATCAAGTCAAAGCAATCATATACTTTAATTACAATTAAGAATGGTTCTCAGCCAGTGTACACATCAAACAATCAAACAATTTCTGGTCCATCCTATATTGGAAATAGTAATAGGCCAGTAAATCTCAGCAAATTGCCAGGAAAATCATTGAATGCAG ttgACAAACCATTTGTTCCTCAGTCAGCTGTATTGGTTGTTACAACACCAAGCCAAATTTCAGTGAACAAACCAGCAATCAAAGCCACTGTTCCTGCTCCAATTCCTATATCACTGTCATCTCTTGTATCTTCTGGAGGCGTTGTCACGCTTCCTGGTAGTTGGAAAAGTTCTGGAACGCAGGCAGCCACTGTGAAAAATACTAAAGTAATGGCGGATGCAATCGGGAGATTGGTGCCTACAAAGCAAGTGCAAATAAAA GTGCCTGTTGTTCAAAGCCCTGGATCAAATCCGGTCATTATTATGCCACAGAAGACTCCTATGAATAACCAGCCAAAATCATTGTTCAG GTTGCTGCCTAAAGGTTGCCATCCTATACCAGTTAATCCGCAAGGAACAGTAATTACTCGAGGTCCACAATTGATGGTGCCAACAAACCAAGGCAACATAGCTGCTAAAGTACCGGTAACTCAGAAAGCGGGATTTCCAACGATCATCATGCCCAGTGATAGTATGATTAACAAGACAGGAGCTCCATTACAACAAGTTCTTGTACAAAGAGTAGGGCATCGTTCAACTGTGCCTACACCTACCTCGG TCACTTGGCAAGATTTATCAAGTAGAACTCCTGCCATTCACAAACCAAGTTATGTTCCAAGAAAAAGTTATCCAAACATAAATAACGGTGTTGGATCATTTCAAAAGTTCAGGATTTTAGATGGAAAAGCACAGATTTTGTCAAAAACTCACCAAGAATCTACTCAAGGACACCCATCTGCACAAG TCGGGCATCAAGATAAACCAAGAAATAGTGCTTTAAAAGCAGTGTTGACATCAAAACCAGTTGCAACCACAAGTGGAATGGTTACTTTAGCTAGACTTGTACCACCTGTACCTGGAAACAGTTTTTTCCCGATCAAAACACAAGATACTGTAACTGGTACACAAGGCTCAGTCATGGAAAAACGGTCGATAAAATTGGCAACGAACGATAGTCCTTTTATACCTGTGCCTGTCACCAAGATTTCTTCTATTTCAAATATAAGGCAATCAAGCTTGGATGAAAGCACAGATTCTATTAAACGTAGTGATACACCTGTGGATGAAGAG gCTAAAGAAAAGTTACAGTATCTTCGTAATATTGATTTAATTCCAAAATCACAAGCGAATCAAGTAAGACGTCGCAGATTCCGAAAACGAAGGGTTGCTGCGAATCCAATTTATAGTGGTGGAATGTATATAAGTAATGATCATGAACCAAAAAGACATTGTCCCGATGTTATGGCGAGTGCTTTGGAATGCATAACTGCACCTGATGTGATCGTCAAACGGCCGAGAG GTCGACCACGAGGCTCCAAAAACACGTCAACCTTAGCAGCACAAAAAGCATCTACTTCAACTAGAAATATCAGATCAAACTCGTCCACCTCACCTCTGATGCCTACTCATGTTGAGGAGATAAAGCAATTGAGAGGAATCTTAGATGTTGTGGCATCTGCCTCAGAAGCTGTGACTTCTGCTGGAATATCTAGTGCAGACATGGAAGT ACAAGATTTATCTCGCCATTCATCTCGTCCACTACCTAATTCATCCCCATTTGTTGGACCACAGTCAACGTCTGGAGTAAGGTCTAAATCTACAGAACTAGAAAGACCAGAAAGTCGt GGTGATGAACATGAAGACCAATGTGCAATTTGTGGGAAAACAGGGGAAGTACTTATGTGTGATACTTGTTCTAGAGTTTATCATTTATCATGTGCGACACCGCCATTATCCACTGTACCGCAAGGAATGTGGATTTGTTCGAAATGCAAAAATAAC TTTAAGTACAACAAATCAAAAACTGCATGGTCTGGCATAGTTACTGCTGTTCATTCTTATTGGGAACATGATGAGCAAAGGGATTCAGATATTGCAAAACATCAAGATAAATTAGATGGCGTCAAAAAAGTTGTTGCTGCTCTGCAAATGCAGACAAAAAGTTTAACAAATGCAGTTATG GGTAAAGTCAACCTGCGAAGTAAAGCTATGAGAGAAAAACATAGTTTGGAAAAGGAAATAGTCGACTTCagtacaatttttcaaaatgtgtgGAAATTGCAAGCACAAGGCCACACTGGATGA
- the LOC120342940 gene encoding uncharacterized protein LOC120342940 isoform X2, whose amino-acid sequence MQMLKKNPADQAIRLKLKAVQKHIAELGSQQKKIASASRSSPSTSETEASSSHTSPLKTENASNIKSKQSYTLITIKNGSQPVYTSNNQTISGPSYIGNSNRPVNLSKLPGKSLNAVDKPFVPQSAVLVVTTPSQISVNKPAIKATVPAPIPISLSSLVSSGGVVTLPGSWKSSGTQAATVKNTKVMADAIGRLVPTKQVQIKVPVVQSPGSNPVIIMPQKTPMNNQPKSLFRLLPKGCHPIPVNPQGTVITRGPQLMVPTNQGNIAAKVPVTQKAGFPTIIMPSDSMINKTGAPLQQVLVQRVGHRSTVPTPTSVTWQDLSSRTPAIHKPSYVPRKSYPNINNGVGSFQKFRILDGKAQILSKTHQESTQGHPSAQVGHQDKPRNSALKAVLTSKPVATTSGMVTLARLVPPVPGNSFFPIKTQDTVTGTQGSVMEKRSIKLATNDSPFIPVPVTKISSISNIRQSSLDESTDSIKRSDTPVDEEAKEKLQYLRNIDLIPKSQANQVRRRRFRKRRVAANPIYSGGMYISNDHEPKRHCPDVMASALECITAPDVIVKRPRGRPRGSKNTSTLAAQKASTSTRNIRSNSSTSPLMPTHVEEIKQLRGILDVVASASEAVTSAGISSADMEVQDLSRHSSRPLPNSSPFVGPQSTSGVRSKSTELERPESRGDEHEDQCAICGKTGEVLMCDTCSRVYHLSCATPPLSTVPQGMWICSKCKNNFKYNKSKTAWSGIVTAVHSYWEHDEQRDSDIAKHQDKLDGVKKVVAALQMQTKSLTNAVMGKVNLRSKAMREKHSLEKEIVDFSTIFQNVWKLQAQGHTG is encoded by the exons ATGCAAATGCTGAAGAAGAATCCAGCg GATCAAGCTATAAGATTGAAGCTTAAAGCAGTGCAGAAGCATATTGCTGAACTTGGTTCCCAGCAGAAAAAAATTGCCTCAGCTTCAAGATCATCACCATCTACTAGTG aaaCGGAAGCTTCTTCTTCACACACGTCTCCACTCAAAACAGAGAATGCATCAAATATCAAGTCAAAGCAATCATATACTTTAATTACAATTAAGAATGGTTCTCAGCCAGTGTACACATCAAACAATCAAACAATTTCTGGTCCATCCTATATTGGAAATAGTAATAGGCCAGTAAATCTCAGCAAATTGCCAGGAAAATCATTGAATGCAG ttgACAAACCATTTGTTCCTCAGTCAGCTGTATTGGTTGTTACAACACCAAGCCAAATTTCAGTGAACAAACCAGCAATCAAAGCCACTGTTCCTGCTCCAATTCCTATATCACTGTCATCTCTTGTATCTTCTGGAGGCGTTGTCACGCTTCCTGGTAGTTGGAAAAGTTCTGGAACGCAGGCAGCCACTGTGAAAAATACTAAAGTAATGGCGGATGCAATCGGGAGATTGGTGCCTACAAAGCAAGTGCAAATAAAA GTGCCTGTTGTTCAAAGCCCTGGATCAAATCCGGTCATTATTATGCCACAGAAGACTCCTATGAATAACCAGCCAAAATCATTGTTCAG GTTGCTGCCTAAAGGTTGCCATCCTATACCAGTTAATCCGCAAGGAACAGTAATTACTCGAGGTCCACAATTGATGGTGCCAACAAACCAAGGCAACATAGCTGCTAAAGTACCGGTAACTCAGAAAGCGGGATTTCCAACGATCATCATGCCCAGTGATAGTATGATTAACAAGACAGGAGCTCCATTACAACAAGTTCTTGTACAAAGAGTAGGGCATCGTTCAACTGTGCCTACACCTACCTCGG TCACTTGGCAAGATTTATCAAGTAGAACTCCTGCCATTCACAAACCAAGTTATGTTCCAAGAAAAAGTTATCCAAACATAAATAACGGTGTTGGATCATTTCAAAAGTTCAGGATTTTAGATGGAAAAGCACAGATTTTGTCAAAAACTCACCAAGAATCTACTCAAGGACACCCATCTGCACAAG TCGGGCATCAAGATAAACCAAGAAATAGTGCTTTAAAAGCAGTGTTGACATCAAAACCAGTTGCAACCACAAGTGGAATGGTTACTTTAGCTAGACTTGTACCACCTGTACCTGGAAACAGTTTTTTCCCGATCAAAACACAAGATACTGTAACTGGTACACAAGGCTCAGTCATGGAAAAACGGTCGATAAAATTGGCAACGAACGATAGTCCTTTTATACCTGTGCCTGTCACCAAGATTTCTTCTATTTCAAATATAAGGCAATCAAGCTTGGATGAAAGCACAGATTCTATTAAACGTAGTGATACACCTGTGGATGAAGAG gCTAAAGAAAAGTTACAGTATCTTCGTAATATTGATTTAATTCCAAAATCACAAGCGAATCAAGTAAGACGTCGCAGATTCCGAAAACGAAGGGTTGCTGCGAATCCAATTTATAGTGGTGGAATGTATATAAGTAATGATCATGAACCAAAAAGACATTGTCCCGATGTTATGGCGAGTGCTTTGGAATGCATAACTGCACCTGATGTGATCGTCAAACGGCCGAGAG GTCGACCACGAGGCTCCAAAAACACGTCAACCTTAGCAGCACAAAAAGCATCTACTTCAACTAGAAATATCAGATCAAACTCGTCCACCTCACCTCTGATGCCTACTCATGTTGAGGAGATAAAGCAATTGAGAGGAATCTTAGATGTTGTGGCATCTGCCTCAGAAGCTGTGACTTCTGCTGGAATATCTAGTGCAGACATGGAAGT ACAAGATTTATCTCGCCATTCATCTCGTCCACTACCTAATTCATCCCCATTTGTTGGACCACAGTCAACGTCTGGAGTAAGGTCTAAATCTACAGAACTAGAAAGACCAGAAAGTCGt GGTGATGAACATGAAGACCAATGTGCAATTTGTGGGAAAACAGGGGAAGTACTTATGTGTGATACTTGTTCTAGAGTTTATCATTTATCATGTGCGACACCGCCATTATCCACTGTACCGCAAGGAATGTGGATTTGTTCGAAATGCAAAAATAAC TTTAAGTACAACAAATCAAAAACTGCATGGTCTGGCATAGTTACTGCTGTTCATTCTTATTGGGAACATGATGAGCAAAGGGATTCAGATATTGCAAAACATCAAGATAAATTAGATGGCGTCAAAAAAGTTGTTGCTGCTCTGCAAATGCAGACAAAAAGTTTAACAAATGCAGTTATG GGTAAAGTCAACCTGCGAAGTAAAGCTATGAGAGAAAAACATAGTTTGGAAAAGGAAATAGTCGACTTCagtacaatttttcaaaatgtgtgGAAATTGCAAGCACAAGGCCACACTGGATGA
- the LOC120342678 gene encoding testis-specific serine/threonine-protein kinase 3-like yields MGEVWERRLRERGYKIMSTLGEGAYSKVKLAYSTRLGNDVAIKCINKQVAPKDFVEKFLPRELQALPHLRHENIVKIYEILEASDGFVYIVMEAARNGDMLRYVQRRGALPEEEIKKYFWQLVQAIKYCHSMNICHRDLKCENLLLDKENKLLLTDFGFSKSMIFNAGNVVLSSTFCGSAAYAAPEIIRGHPYDPRMHDIWSMGVILYIMACGHMPFDDSNVRKMLKVQLKNQIRFPPRVADILSDELKHLIKRMIQPDITKRANMDDVLAHPFFGPLNGSRPTTSSNVAQHIYDFFAGRPTTSYATTRPHGIRAECGCDKGRRPSTGSKISEKRCCKNTHGHGTGPSSPKQHNRTYSPTKERHKRHKKNDE; encoded by the exons ATGGGAGAAGTATGGGAACGGCGCCTTCGAGAACGGGGTTACAAAATCATGAGTACCCTAGGAGAAGGAGCGTATTCGAAAGTGAAACTTGCTTATTCAACTCGATTGGGCAATGATGTCGCCATCAAGTGCATAAATAAACAAGTGGCTCCCAAAGACTTTGTAGAAAAGTTTCTGCCCCGTGAATTACAAGCACTTCCACATTTACGACATGAAAATATCGTCAAAATATACGAGATTCTAGAAGCGAGCGATGGCTTCGTGTATATAGTCATGGAAGCTGCACGCAACGGTGATATGTTACGGTATGTTCAGCGCCGGGGAGCACTACCGGAAGAggaaatcaaaaaatatttctggCAACTGGTACAAGCGATTAAATACTGCCACTCCATGAATATATGCCACag AGATTTAAAATGCgaaaatttgctgctggatAAAGAAAACAAACTCTTGCTGACTGATTTTGGATTCTCAAAGTCAATGATATTCAACGCTGGTAATGTAGTTCTCAGCTCTACATTCTGTGGATCGGCAGCCTACGCTGCACCAGAGATTATCCGAG GACATCCATATGATCCACGAATGCATGATATTTGGAGTATGGGAGTTATACTTTACATCATGGCATGTGGTCATATGCCTTTTGATGACTCAAATGTAAGGAAAATGTTGAAAGTTCagttaaaaaatcaaataagaTTTCCACCGCGAGTTGCTGACATTTTGTCAGATGAGTTGAAG CATCTCATTAAAAGAATGATTCAGCCGGATATAACAAAAAGAGCAAACATGGACGATGTTCTTGCTCATCCGTTTTTTGGTCCATTGAACGGATCCag GCCAACAACAAGTAGCAACGTTGCTCAGCATATCTACGACTTCTTCGCTGGCCGTCCTACGACTTCATACGCCACTACCAGACCACACGGCATTCGGGCAGAATGCGGTTGCGACAAAGGTCGTCGTCCATCAACCGGATCGAAGATATCCGAAAAACGCTGCTGCAAGAATACACATGGACACGGAACTGGCCCATCAAGTCCAAAACAACACAATCGTACTTATTCCCCAACAAAGGAAAGGCACAAACGACATAAGAAAAATGATGAATGA